The Papaver somniferum cultivar HN1 chromosome 6, ASM357369v1, whole genome shotgun sequence genome segment gatcaattgtttctGTCAATTAGGACAAGTGAATCATGGGTTTTGTTTGCTTATCAAGAGAGGTTATCATCCTACTACGATTACTTTCAATACACTGATTAAAGGATTGTGTCTTCAGGAAAAGATTGATTTTGCATTCGAAATGTTTGGTAAAATGTCTCAGACAGGTACTCAACCTGATGCATATACATTTATCTGGGCTATGTACAACTGGTAGAGTGGGTCTTGCTATTGCGCTGAAAAACAAGATGGGGAAATGGAATTGCAGCCCTAATGTTGTTTCATACTCTGCCATCATAGATGCACTTTGCAAAGGAGGTTTAGTTGAAGAAGCTTTGGTTCTCTTCTCCGAAATGCTTAGAGATTCCAGTGTTGTGCCAAATGTGGTTGTTTACAATTCTTTGATTAACGGACTTTGCAATTCAGGACGGTTATGCGAGACAAAGAAACTCTTAGATGAGATGGCAAAAAGAAGAATCTATGCCGATCAAATCACCTATAATTCTATAATCCATGGTCACTGTCATCAGTTGCAGCATATTAATTGATGGGTATTGTAAAAATCGTAAGCTGGATGAAGCTATGCAGCTATTcaagaaaatgaaacaaaatggaCTGCAACCCACAACAGTTgctttgtgtgtgtgtgtgaaacCCATAATTGTTGAGGTAGCATTCAATTCTTAATCAATTATCCACATTGATGGATGGATATATGGTTTC includes the following:
- the LOC113288364 gene encoding pentatricopeptide repeat-containing protein At5g16640, mitochondrial-like isoform X2, coding for MLIHLTMYWDHYQRTSESWVLFAYQERQVLNLMHIHLSGLCTTGRVGLAIALKNKMGKWNCSPNVVSYSAIIDALCKGGLVEEALVLFSEMLRDSSVVPNVVVYNSLINGLCNSGRLCETKKLLDEMAKRRIYADQITYNSIIHGHCHQLQHIN
- the LOC113288364 gene encoding pentatricopeptide repeat-containing protein At1g62680, mitochondrial-like isoform X1; protein product: MLIHLTMYWDHYQRKRLILHSKCLVKCLRQVLNLMHIHLSGLCTTGRVGLAIALKNKMGKWNCSPNVVSYSAIIDALCKGGLVEEALVLFSEMLRDSSVVPNVVVYNSLINGLCNSGRLCETKKLLDEMAKRRIYADQITYNSIIHGHCHQLQHIN
- the LOC113288364 gene encoding pentatricopeptide repeat-containing protein At1g62680, mitochondrial-like isoform X3, producing the protein MLIHLTMYWDHYQRQVLNLMHIHLSGLCTTGRVGLAIALKNKMGKWNCSPNVVSYSAIIDALCKGGLVEEALVLFSEMLRDSSVVPNVVVYNSLINGLCNSGRLCETKKLLDEMAKRRIYADQITYNSIIHGHCHQLQHIN